A part of Kitasatospora acidiphila genomic DNA contains:
- a CDS encoding serine/threonine-protein kinase — protein MDQLTAQDPRRIGPFEVLGRLGAGGMGLVYLARSASGRRVAIKTVRGELAEDELFRVRFAREIAAAKTVGGFYTAAVVDADADARVPWLATAYVPAPSMEDLVEECGPLPVDAVRWLVAGIAEALQSIHAAGLVHRDLKPSNVLVVEDGPRVIDFGIAAGVSTSRLTMTNVAVGTPAYMSPEQAKDSRSVTGASDVFSLGSLLVFCATGHPPFRGGNPVETVFKLLREEPDLTGLPAELADLVQACMRPAPEHRPTPAQIQAELAPHLFSRDGAGEEGGDWLPPSALELIERRRRPAARPAPQPPAPPAPPTPAPEAPLPPVPSAPPVVPAPYLANTPPNGAHAGPRAAESLWGAPAQPSRAQTLDPRTGTHGTAGPDGEPVTAKLGARRHRRDPVQEIQLSGGPVRIGPGPQAHTDAGQAGAPIGTDWVRRASGATDGGSAPAEPAPEPAGGRWRPWRFRMSNDVWGTPLVAGGILFISSFEVHALDIATGRRRYKTRDVAWAVAVDAGRLHAADGPHLYTVDVADGAERWRSSLDGWVYSLDAADGVLLCGLRGGGVQARSSANGAELWRAEDAQQDYENPQSGPALVGGAAYYYGGGRLRCVDARGGLPRWSFPVGEDVPSRPAVRGGQVLVTAGSAVYALDAAGGAQRWRFDAPVVLFTPPVLDDGPSPAVYVADYLGTLYALDAATGRVRWQARTASRQGAEPVVLAGRTALIASGDTLYAFDTADGRELWRYSARGEVVGAPAVADGLVHLGSRDHSLHTVDLATGRLRWELGTKGELTGSPVAALGRVFVSSKDRCVYALDAVYGTAVPEQR, from the coding sequence GTGGACCAGCTGACGGCGCAGGATCCGAGACGGATCGGGCCCTTCGAGGTGCTCGGGCGGCTCGGCGCCGGCGGGATGGGGCTGGTGTATTTGGCACGGTCCGCCTCCGGCCGCCGGGTGGCGATCAAGACGGTGCGCGGCGAACTGGCCGAGGACGAGCTCTTCCGCGTCCGGTTCGCCCGGGAGATCGCGGCGGCCAAGACGGTCGGCGGTTTCTACACCGCGGCCGTGGTGGACGCCGACGCGGACGCCCGGGTGCCCTGGCTCGCCACCGCCTACGTGCCGGCCCCCTCGATGGAGGACCTGGTCGAGGAGTGCGGGCCGCTGCCGGTCGACGCGGTGCGCTGGCTGGTCGCCGGCATCGCGGAGGCGCTGCAGTCCATCCACGCCGCCGGCCTGGTGCACCGCGACCTCAAGCCGTCCAACGTGCTGGTGGTGGAGGACGGCCCGCGGGTGATCGACTTCGGCATCGCCGCCGGCGTCTCGACCAGTCGCCTGACCATGACCAATGTGGCGGTCGGCACGCCCGCCTACATGTCGCCGGAGCAGGCCAAGGACAGCCGCAGCGTGACCGGCGCCAGCGACGTGTTCTCGCTCGGCTCGCTGCTGGTCTTCTGCGCCACCGGGCATCCGCCGTTCCGCGGTGGCAACCCGGTGGAGACCGTCTTCAAGCTGCTGCGCGAGGAGCCCGACCTGACCGGGCTGCCGGCCGAGCTGGCCGACCTGGTGCAGGCCTGCATGCGGCCGGCTCCCGAGCACCGGCCGACGCCCGCGCAGATCCAGGCCGAGCTGGCGCCGCACCTGTTCTCCCGGGACGGCGCGGGGGAGGAGGGCGGCGACTGGCTGCCGCCCAGCGCGCTGGAGCTGATCGAGCGTCGCCGGCGGCCCGCCGCCCGGCCTGCCCCCCAACCGCCGGCACCGCCCGCGCCGCCGACTCCGGCGCCCGAGGCCCCGCTGCCGCCGGTGCCGAGCGCCCCGCCGGTGGTGCCCGCGCCCTACCTGGCCAACACCCCGCCGAACGGCGCGCACGCCGGACCGCGGGCGGCCGAGAGCCTGTGGGGCGCGCCGGCGCAACCGTCCCGGGCGCAGACGCTGGACCCGCGGACCGGCACGCACGGCACGGCCGGGCCGGACGGCGAGCCGGTCACCGCCAAGCTGGGCGCCCGGCGGCACCGGCGCGACCCGGTCCAGGAGATCCAGCTGTCCGGCGGTCCGGTGCGGATAGGACCCGGCCCGCAGGCGCACACCGACGCCGGGCAGGCCGGTGCCCCGATCGGCACCGACTGGGTCCGCCGGGCGTCGGGGGCGACCGACGGCGGCTCGGCGCCGGCCGAACCGGCGCCGGAGCCGGCCGGCGGGCGCTGGCGGCCCTGGCGGTTCCGGATGTCCAACGACGTCTGGGGCACCCCGCTGGTGGCCGGCGGCATCCTGTTCATCTCCAGCTTCGAGGTGCACGCGCTGGACATCGCCACCGGGCGGCGCCGCTACAAGACCCGCGACGTGGCCTGGGCGGTCGCGGTGGACGCCGGGCGGCTGCACGCGGCCGACGGCCCGCACCTCTACACGGTGGACGTGGCCGACGGCGCCGAGCGCTGGCGGAGCTCGCTGGACGGCTGGGTCTACTCGCTGGACGCCGCCGACGGCGTGCTGCTCTGCGGGCTGCGCGGCGGCGGGGTGCAGGCGCGCTCCAGCGCCAACGGCGCCGAGCTGTGGCGGGCCGAGGACGCGCAGCAGGACTACGAGAACCCGCAGTCCGGCCCGGCGCTGGTCGGCGGCGCGGCCTACTACTACGGCGGCGGCCGACTGCGCTGCGTGGACGCCCGCGGCGGGCTGCCGCGCTGGAGCTTCCCGGTCGGCGAGGACGTGCCCTCGCGCCCCGCGGTGCGCGGCGGCCAGGTGCTGGTGACCGCCGGCTCCGCGGTGTACGCGCTGGACGCGGCCGGCGGGGCGCAGCGCTGGCGGTTCGACGCCCCGGTGGTGCTGTTCACGCCGCCGGTGCTGGACGACGGCCCGTCACCCGCCGTCTACGTCGCCGACTACCTGGGCACCCTCTACGCGCTGGACGCGGCGACCGGCCGGGTGCGCTGGCAGGCGCGCACCGCCAGCCGGCAGGGGGCCGAGCCGGTGGTGCTGGCCGGGCGGACCGCGCTGATCGCCAGCGGGGACACCCTCTACGCCTTCGACACCGCGGACGGGCGGGAGCTGTGGCGCTACTCGGCGCGCGGCGAGGTGGTCGGCGCGCCCGCGGTGGCCGACGGCCTGGTGCACCTGGGCAGCCGGGACCACTCGCTGCACACCGTGGACCTGGCGACCGGCCGGCTGCGCTGGGAGCTGGGCACCAAGGGCGAGCTGACGGGTTCTCCGGTGGCCGCGCTGGGCCGGGTCTTCGTGAGCAGCAAGGACCGCTGCGTCTACGCGCTGGACGCGGTCTACGGGACGGCCGTTCCGGAGCAGCGGTAA